The region TTATAACACATTTCTGTGTTATAATTTACACTATTTAATATAAGAAGGAAATTTACATGAAAAGAAATATACTTAAGTTCATACTTGTATCAAGTACAAGTATTGCCTTATTAAATGGCTGTACAGGACAAGAAGTAGCCCCTAACAATGCAACACAAACCGGTGCGGCAACTGGCGCTGTAGCAGGTGCAGTCATAGGGTACAATACAGGTAGTGGCGGTGGAAAAAATGCTGCAGTAGGAGCCCTAATAGGTACAGCTCTTGGTGCAGGTATAGGAAATGCTGTAGACAATAGTAATCCGGAACCCGTAGAAACAGGCGGATGGCAATAAATATTTAGTCATTAAAAAAGTAAAAAGGAAATAGAATGAAATTAAAAAAACAAATAGTAGCTGCATCTGCAGCGGCCTTCATGCTCGGAGGATGTTACAATCAGCCTGGTCTTGTTGAAGATCAAAGCTACAATCGTACAAAAACAGGTGTAGCTACTGGTGCACTTGCGGGTTCTGTGATCGGTTATAATACAGGTAGCCGTGATGCAAAAAGTGCCATCATTGGTGGTCTTTTAGGTGCTGCTGTGGGTGGAGCTGTAGGCTACAGTATGGACCAACAAGCCAATGAAGTTGCGCGTGCACTCGGTACTGGAGTCAACAATGACCCTCTAGCTGCACTTGACCCACGTAGAGACATCGTTGTTTCAAAATTCAATGATCATGTAAAAATCATATTTAGAGATCGTATGATGTTTGCTACAGGATCATCAAGACTACAACCCAATGCAAAACACAAAGTCAACAAAGTGGCACAAGTTTTACGTAACTATCCTCAAACCATTGTAGGTGTAGCAGGATTTACCGATAATGTAGGAAGCTACTCTTACAACCTTGATCTTTCTAAAAGACGTGCAGCTACTGTAAGCAATATTCTTGCTGTAAATGGAAGACCATACACAAAAGGATGTTCGTACAATAAAGCCATTGTACCGAATGACTCTGCCAAAAACAGAGCACTTAATAGACGTGTAGAAGTCTATCTCTATGCAGACAGAAACAGAATGTCTGATCCTTGTCGTTAACCTCGGCTATTTCAATGAGCTAAGCTCTCGCTTGGCTTGTTCTGCATTCATTGCCCCAGAAAAATATTGACTTTCGACATGATCAATAGAAGCAATAAGTTTTACCTTTAGGATCTCTCCTCTCAGTCTCTCTTTTACAAATATTTTCATTTCAGAAAAATCAGGAAAAAGCTCTAAAAACTCTGCTTTCAACTCAGAATTATTCCATGCTTGCACTTGTATATTTACAGGTGCATCGGTCATATCAAGTATTTCCCGCCCTATACTATCAACACTTTGATACTGATCAAATTGGTGCTTTTGCTTATACTCTTCATTTTGAAATTTCTCATCTTCCTGTATATCACCTACAAAGTTGGTGATAAAATAAAGAAATCCAATACCTATGAGAATAAAGAAAAATAAACTTTTGTCCATCATAAAATCCTAAATATATATTTACTATGTAAAGTATACAATAATTTTTGACATATGTTAATTATAGTAATGGTTTTAATTCTAAATCTATTAAAATAGATGAAGATATATGAGAAGCGAAAGAAAAAGAGAGAAAAGATGAAAAATATACTGCTAGCTACCCTAATACTGTTTACTAGTACCCATACATGTATGAGTGCAGAAGTGATAGATCCCGACCTTGAACCCAAGATACTGCCAAATCTCATTAAAGCAAAAAAAATTACCAAAAAACCAAGGGGAAAACTAAGAAAAAAGCCAAGAAAAAGACCCATGATCTACCACCATTACTATACAACTACCATAGAGAAAAATTGCGATAGATATATCAATATCATCAACGAAAAAAATAAGGAAATTGAAGCATTATCAACAGAGATTAAACACTTAAGAGAGAATAAATATGAAATTATGCGACAACAGCTCAAAGAAGAATATAATAAAGAGTTGAAAAAATTTGAGGAAAAAAGAAAGTCATACTAATCAAAGGGCTATACAGAAATATTCAAGTAAAATTTATCTTCTCATACCTAAAAATGATTAAATGCCTTGAAAAAGGACTTTATAAGTGGTGCGGATGAGAGGACTCGAACCTCCACGCCGTAAAGCACCAGATCCTAAGTCTGGCGTGTATACCAATTTCACCACATCCGCATGTGATTGTTTTACAAAACAATAAAAAGTAAGTGGTACACCCGTTAGGATTCGAACCTAAGACCCTCGCCTTAGAAGGGCGATGCTCTATCCAGCTGAGCTACGAGTGCACAAAAAATATAATAATAAATACCAAAACTGATACATTAAATGGTACGCCAGAGAGGACTCGAACCCCTAACCCTCAGATCCGAAGTCTGATGCTCTATCCAATTGAGCCACTAGCGCTTCATCATTTGGGTGGTTACCCTGTTTAATTACCAATGGGGTGGGCGACGGGACTCGAACCCGCGACAAACAGTACCACAAACTGTCGCTCTACCAACTGAACTACGCCCACCATAATTAAATGATTACTTATTATTATAATGTTAAATACCTAAATGGTCGGAGTGAAAGGACTCGAACCTTCGACCCCCTGGTCCCAAACCAGGTGCGCTACCAGACTGCGCTACACTCCGTTACCTTATAAAAAGGAACGCAATTATAGTCAAAAGACTTTCATTTGTCAATAGATTTTAGAAAAAAAATGAAAAATATGCTTTTAATCCCTATATTAGAGGTACTTTAACCGTGAATGAGTATAATAGTTCCATCTACATGGCAGGGTTAACATATGAACAGTATA is a window of Sulfurovum sp. TSL6 DNA encoding:
- a CDS encoding YMGG-like glycine zipper-containing protein; this encodes MKRNILKFILVSSTSIALLNGCTGQEVAPNNATQTGAATGAVAGAVIGYNTGSGGGKNAAVGALIGTALGAGIGNAVDNSNPEPVETGGWQ
- a CDS encoding OmpA family protein, producing the protein MKLKKQIVAASAAAFMLGGCYNQPGLVEDQSYNRTKTGVATGALAGSVIGYNTGSRDAKSAIIGGLLGAAVGGAVGYSMDQQANEVARALGTGVNNDPLAALDPRRDIVVSKFNDHVKIIFRDRMMFATGSSRLQPNAKHKVNKVAQVLRNYPQTIVGVAGFTDNVGSYSYNLDLSKRRAATVSNILAVNGRPYTKGCSYNKAIVPNDSAKNRALNRRVEVYLYADRNRMSDPCR